The sequence GTACAAGGGCGCCGTCGTCCTCGTCACCCACGACGAAGGCGCGGTCGAGGCACTCCAGCCGGAGCGGATCATCCTGCTCCCCGACGGCGTCGAGGACCTGTGGGGTGCCGACTACCGGGACCTCGTCGCCCTGGCCTGACCGACGAACCGCGGTTCCGGTGTGACCGCCGAAGACACCGGAGGCCCGCCCCGCCTGGCACTGTCATCCCCGGATTCCAGCTCACCAACGGCGGGAAGACGGAGCGCGGAAGCGGGACGACGCCCGGCACAGTCGGGGGGCCGGCAGGCGAAGGCGTTGTCCGAGGCGGTCCGCCGATCGCAGTACTACCGGGGGGGTAGATGGATCCGATCGTCTGGCCTACGCTCCCACCTTGGACGTCGACGGGCGGAGCTGGTGATCGCCTGGAGATCCATCCCATCAGCGACCGTTCTTCTGCACCGCCGATACGGGTTCCTCTCACAGGAGGTCGCAAGTGTTACGCAGGCCCACCGCGGTTCTGACCGTACTCATCGCCTTCGCTCTGGGGTTCCTGTCCACGCCCGTATCGTCAGCCGAGCCGCGCTCCTCTCACAATCCGGTCATCTTTGTGCATGGCTACAACGCTGATCCCGGAGTGTGGGGGTCCCTCAAGGCGGACTTCAGGGGCGACGGATACAACGACAATGAGTTGTTCAGCTGGGGCTACGACACCCACCAGTCCGTCAATGAGGTGCTGGCCGCGCGGTTCCAGGACTATCTGAACGGTGTCCTGCGACAGACCGGCGCACAACAGGTCGACCTGGTTTCGCACTCATTCGGGAGCCTGACCAGTCGCTGGTACGTGAAGTTCGGCGGCGGGACGGACACAGTCGCTCATTGGATCTCGCTCGGCGGACCCAACCACGGCACCTACACCGCGTGGGCTTGCGCAACGTGGGACCAGGCATGCCGTGACATGTCTCCGGGGTCCTACGTGCAGAAGCAGCTTGCTGCGGGCGATGAGACACCTGGGACGGTCAAGTACGCCACGTTCCGGTCCCATTGCGACGAGGTCATCAACCCCGACAACAGCGTCACACTGGGGGGAGCCACCAACATCAACGCGGGGTGCCTGAAGCACAACGAACTCTTGGGCGACGAAGGGGTTTCCCGCGATGTGAGGGCCTTCCTCGCCGGGTAGCTCGCCTCGTCGTCAGCGGCACGAACCATCGAATTCCGCGGGTCTGTGCCGGAGCCGGATCGCCTGAGTTGCTTCCTCTTGCATCTGCCGGACCGACTCCAGCACTTGCCACCGCGACCTCCTGGCAAAATAAACACCTGGGCCCACCGAGGGACACGGCCCCTGGCGGCTGAACGGCCCGGTGGTCAGCCGCGTTCCTGACGACGGATCTCACTTGCGGCATTCAGTCTGCGCGCCTGACCGAGCGGGTGCGCCTAGCTGGAGAGAGTGCCCTTTGAGCGGCGCGCTGGGCGAGCAAGGCCCAAAGGCATTCAATGCCGGGACTCCCCGACCCGGCCGTCATTGACGCCTGACAGCCAATGACGGCGCCTCGCGTCCCCCGTTCCGCAACGCCACAGCAACCGTCCTACCCGCACCAGTGCACACTTGACGCCCTCTCACTGGTCCGGCAACACCGGCGAAGGGCAGAGAAATCGGCAGCTTGGTCGCCCGCGGCGGCGGACGTCGGCGCACAGAAGCGAAGCGCTTGTCGCCGTGCGCGAAGCGTTCGGGCCGGGAACGGGGCACAGCGGCAGGCTGGGGCCCCGGCCGACGGACCGCATCTGGGGTGGTGCTGAGTCGTCGTGACGGCGAGTCCGGTCGAGTGCCGTGACGCACCGTCACCGGGCCGGTGTGCCGTCCAGGATCGCGAGTACGGGACCGCCTGCGATGCCGAGGGCGACCGAGGCCGATGCCGCCGTGCAGGCCAGCAGCGCCGCAGGCCGCACCGGCGTGCGGGGCTCGGCCGGTGCGCCGTTGGACACGGCGGGGTGAATCCACCGCAGGTAGTAGAAGAGGGAGGCCACCGTGTTCACAGCGGCGACGACCGCGAGCCACGCGAATCCGCTGTCGACGGCCGCGGTGAAGATCTTGAGTTTGCCCAGGAAGACCGCGGTGGGTGGGGTGCCGACGAGGCCCAGGAGGCAGACGATCAGGCTGAGCACCAGCGCTGGGTGTCGGCGGAGAAGACCGCGGTAGTCGTCCAGGGTGTGGGCGTGCGGGAGCGCGCATACGACGGCGAAGGCTCCGAGGTTGGTCACGGCGTAGGCGGTCAGGTAGTAGAGGAGCGCGGGCTGCGCCTGCTCGCTTCCGCCGGTCGCGGCGATCGGCATCAGCAGGTACCCCACCTGGCTGATCGTCGAGTACGCGAGCAGTCGTTTGACGTCGGTCTGGAAGAAGGCGCCGAAGTTCCCGAGCGTCATGGAGAGGGCGGCGAGCACGGCGACCAGCTCGGGCCAGGGCACGTCCGTGCCTGCGAGCGGTACGGCGACCAGGCGGTAGAGGGCCGCCAGCGCGCCGGCTTTGGGGAGCGTGGCGAGGAAGGCCGCGACAGGTGGTGCGCTTCCCTGGACGGCATCGGGCACCCAGAAGTGTCCTGGCACTCCCCCGGCCTTGAACAGAAGTCCCCCGAGCACACCCACCAGTCCGGCCGCCACCAGCCCTTCCGGCGCGTCCGGGAGTGCCTCCGCGAGGGCCGGGTACGCGGTGGCCCGCCCGGCCGCGTACATGAGGGTGATTCCGGCGAGAAGTACGACGCCGAGCAGCGCTCCGACCACGTAGTACTTCAGAGCCGCCTCGGTGCCGGGTCCGTCCTTGCGGAATCCGGCCAGGGCATAGGCGGGGACGCTCGCGAGGAGGTAGGCAGCGGCGAGCAGCAGCAGGTCCTGGGCTCCCGCGAGCATCAGCGTCCCGAGCGCGGCGAGCTGGACCAGGACATAGAACTCGCTCTCCCGCGCGTCCCCGTGGAAAGGGGCGAAGCCCAGGGCCAGGACGACGAGCGTTCCGGCGAGGACGACGATACGGACGGTAGAGGTCACCGGGTCGACCGCGAACGCCCCGTCGAATGCCGTCATGGGCTCGCCCGTGGCGGCAGCCGCCGCCGCGACGATGCCCGTCGCGCACGCGGCTGCTGCCACGACGGCGACGATCCATTGTCGGTGCCGGGGCAGCCACCCCCCGAGTAGCAGTCCGAGCACCGCCGAGGCGCCGAGAAGGACTTCGGGCAGCAGGTCCAGCGGGTTCTCGTTCATCACGGTCATCCCGTTCATCGGGCGAGCAGCTCCAGCACACCGCGGGAGGCGGGTTCGATGATGTCGAGCAAAAAGCGGGGGGTGAGGCCGAGGACGACGGCGAGGACCAGCAGCGGCACGATGGCGACGCCTTCGTGGACCCGGAGGTCGGGGAAGGGCCGGGCGGCACCGGGGGCTTACGGAAGCCGCAGTGGCCCCATGAACATGCGTTGCAGGGCTCGTAGCAGCAGTGCGGCGGTGATCAGGATGCCAAGGACCGCGAGGCCGGTCGCCACCGGGCGGGGCTCGAGGCTGCCTGCGAGGATCTGGAACTCGGCGATGAAGCCGGAGAAGCCGGGCAGGCCGAGCGAGGCGAAGACCGCCACACCCATGAGGGCCGCGAACAGGGGGGCCCGGGCTGCGACACCGGAGTACGCGTCCATGTCGTACGTACGGCCGCGCTCGTAGAGCACGCCCGCAAGGAGGAACAGCGCGCCGGTCAGCAGTCCGTGGCTCACCATCTGGTAGGTCGCGCCGGTGACCGCGAGGCGGCGCGCGTCGGCGGTGTCCGTTCCGGCGGTGGCGGCGGCGCCGATGGCGAGGACGATGTAGCCCATGTGGTTGACGGAGGTGTAGGCGATCATGCGCTTGAACTGGGTTTGGGCGAGCGCCACCAGCGCTCCGTAGAGCACGGAGATCAGGCCGACGACGACGAAGACCAGTGCGTACGAACGCCACGCCCCGGGCAGCAGAGGCATCGCGATGCGCAGGAATCCGTACGTGCCCATCTTGAGCAGGACACCGGCGAGGATGGCCGAGCCTTCGGCGGGGGCCTCGGTGTGGGCGGGTGGCAGCCAGGTGTGGAAGGGCACGGTGGGTGTTTTGACAGCCAGTCCGACGCCGACGGCGAGCAGGACCAGAGCGCCGTACAGCGAACGTTCGGCGAGGGGGTTCTGCCGGGCCAGCTCCACCATGTCGAAGGTGTGCGGTGCGGCGGCGAGGTAGAGCCCGATGAACCCGAGAAGGAGGGCGAGCGAGCCGGTGAAGGTGTAGAGGAAGAACTTCATGGCCGCGCGCGAGGCCCCCGCGTGGCCCCACCCGGCGATGATGAAGTACATCGCCACGATCGACAGGTCGAAGAAGACGAAGAACAGGATCAGGTCGAGCGCCACGAAGAGGCCCAGGCACGTGCTCTCCAGGAAGAGGAACAGGGCGACGAACTCCCGTACGCGATGGGTCTGCCGCAGGGCGTAGACGGCGCAGGCGAGGAACAGGACGCCGGTCAGCGCGAGCAGCGGCAGCGACAGCCCGTCCACACCGATGTGGTAGCCGATTCCCGCGCTGGGGATCCAGCGGACGTTCGTCTCGTACTGGATGCCCTCCCCGGTGCCGTAGCCCGCCCATACAGCCAGGGTGAGGGCGAGCACGGTCGCGGAAGCACCCGCCCATGCGCCGAGGAGGACGAGGCGGGGCGTGCTGTGCGGGAGGCACAGCAGCAGGGCGGCTACCGCGGTGGGAAGCAGGACGATGGCCGTGAGCACGGCGGTCACCTCACGAGGACGACGACGACGGCAAGGACGGTGAAGGCCGCGACGGCCTGGGCGAGGTACTGGTGCAACTGCCCGGTCTGCGGGCGGCGGGCCAGCCGCCCCAGCGCCCGGCCCGTGGCGGCGACGCCTTCTGCCGCACCGTCCACCGCTGTTTCCATCCTCCGGTCGACCGCATCGGCGAACCGCAGCGTGCCGCGCGCGAGGTCGTCGACGCCGCGGTCGAGAACCCGGTCGTCGAAGGCGGCGAGTGCCTCGGCGAGGCGTCGCACCGGGCGTACGAGCAGGGTGTGGGCCGCTGCTTCCAGGCCCAGCCAGTCCAGCGCCCGTCGCGCGGCCCGCTGCGGTACCGGACCGCGGCGGTCCCCCCACGCCCACACCCCGGCTGACGCCGCGAGGGAGACCAGGCCACTGAGGACGAACTCC is a genomic window of Streptomyces sp. NBC_01237 containing:
- a CDS encoding esterase/lipase family protein encodes the protein MAFALGFLSTPVSSAEPRSSHNPVIFVHGYNADPGVWGSLKADFRGDGYNDNELFSWGYDTHQSVNEVLAARFQDYLNGVLRQTGAQQVDLVSHSFGSLTSRWYVKFGGGTDTVAHWISLGGPNHGTYTAWACATWDQACRDMSPGSYVQKQLAAGDETPGTVKYATFRSHCDEVINPDNSVTLGGATNINAGCLKHNELLGDEGVSRDVRAFLAG
- a CDS encoding NADH-quinone oxidoreductase subunit N, yielding MTVMNENPLDLLPEVLLGASAVLGLLLGGWLPRHRQWIVAVVAAAACATGIVAAAAAATGEPMTAFDGAFAVDPVTSTVRIVVLAGTLVVLALGFAPFHGDARESEFYVLVQLAALGTLMLAGAQDLLLLAAAYLLASVPAYALAGFRKDGPGTEAALKYYVVGALLGVVLLAGITLMYAAGRATAYPALAEALPDAPEGLVAAGLVGVLGGLLFKAGGVPGHFWVPDAVQGSAPPVAAFLATLPKAGALAALYRLVAVPLAGTDVPWPELVAVLAALSMTLGNFGAFFQTDVKRLLAYSTISQVGYLLMPIAATGGSEQAQPALLYYLTAYAVTNLGAFAVVCALPHAHTLDDYRGLLRRHPALVLSLIVCLLGLVGTPPTAVFLGKLKIFTAAVDSGFAWLAVVAAVNTVASLFYYLRWIHPAVSNGAPAEPRTPVRPAALLACTAASASVALGIAGGPVLAILDGTPAR